In Thunnus maccoyii chromosome 11, fThuMac1.1, whole genome shotgun sequence, one genomic interval encodes:
- the LOC121907132 gene encoding WD repeat, SAM and U-box domain-containing protein 1-like isoform X1: protein MVSLICSLRHHTDEVSCCAFSPSLLATGSGDKTLRIYNTADFSELPFSPLSGHDYGVHCCCFSSCGSYLLSCSTDGSTIVWSSETGEVSAVLQHPGRSPLRVCALAPDSSLLLAGASDGTVALWDLPSKTLRRCSAVSEASVVACCFSPCSQMFVTGCTNGDLRLWDVDISLLHAEKDAHDLGVTCCNFAPQFKVDGCCVEFRLASCGQDSRLKIWIVSQREGAACVVKLLHTLTSQSAPVLSCAFSSDGELVVSGSVDKSVAIYDASQGTLLHTLKQHDRYVTAVAMSPTMPWIATGSMDRAVHVWRIGDGDIGAAAESRQAVCQGRKLPGHSRLLLADWSEEDVRTWLCEEGLEGLVSVFKANNIDGPELSQLDKETAAELGIESVGLRGRLLRKIEALRAEQSGSEAPDEFLCPITRELMKEPVIAADGYSYERESIESWIRGKNKTSPMTNLPLQTTLLTPNRSLKMAIARWKSSSSV from the exons ATGGTGTCACTAATTTGCAGTCTTCGACACCACACAGACGAGGTGAGCTGCTGCgctttctctccgtctctgctGGCGACGGGCTCCGGCGACAAAACCCTCCGTATTTATAACACAGCGGATTTCTCGGagcttcctttctctcctctctcggGCCATGACTACGGggttcactgctgctgctttagcTCCTGTGGCAGCTACTTGCTCAGCTGCTCCACAGATGGATCCACCATCGTGTGGAGCTCGGAGACAGGTGAGGTGTCGGCGGTGCTGCAGCATCCGGGCCGCAGTCCGCTCCGAGTGTGCGCACTGGCGCCCGACTCCTCCCTGCTGCTGGCCGGGGCCTCTGATGGCACCGTGGCCCTCTGGGACCTCCCCTCCAAGACATTACGCAG ATGCAGTGCAGTGAGCGAGGCCAGCGTGGTGGCTTGCTGCTTCTCTCCGtgcagccagatgtttgtgaCCGGCTGCACCAACGGAGACCTCAGACTCTGGGACGTGGACATCAGCCTCCTGCATGCTGAGAAGGACGCCCACGACCTGGGCGTCACCTGCTGCAACTTCGCACCCCAGTTCAAAGTTG ACGGCTGCTGTGTGGAGTTTCGACTGGCCTCCTGCGGACAGGACAGCCGGCTGAAAATATGGATCGTTTCCCAGCGTGAAGGAGCAG CGTGTGTCGTGAAGCTGCTTCACACTCTCACCAGCCAGTCAGCTCCAGTTCTGTCTTGTGCCTTCTCCTCTGATGGAGAGCTAGTCGTTTCAGG TTCAGTGGATAAAAGTGTTGCAATATATGACGCG AGTCAAGGAACCCTGCTGCACACTTTGAAACAGCACGACAG GTATGTGACTGCCGTTGCCATGTCTCCCACCATGCCGTGGATTGCAACGGGCTCCATGGACAGAGCAGTGCATGTGTGGAGAATAGGAGATGGAGACATCGGAGCTG CAGCTGAATCCAGGCAGGCAGTGTGCCAAG gAAGGAAGTTGCCAGGTCACTCCAGGCTGCTGCTCGCTGATTGGTCAGAGGAGGATGTGCGGACTTGGCTGTGCGAGGAAGGACTAGAGGGGCTCGTCAGCGTCTTTAAAGCCAACAACATTGACGGACCAGAGCTCAGCCAGCTGGACAAGGAAACGGCGGCCGAGCTGGGAATCG AGTCTGTGGGCCTCCGCGGTCGTCTCCTGAGGAAAATTGAGGCCCTGAGGGCAGAGCAGAGCGGTTCAGAGGCCCCAGATGAATTTCTGTGCCCAATCACCAGAGAGCTGATGAAGGAGCCAGTCATCGCCGCAG ATGGATATTCCTACGAGCGAGAGTCCATTGAAAGCTGGATCAGGGGCAAGAACAAAACCAGTCCCATGACGAACCTGCCTCTACAGACCACACTCCTCACCCCCAACAGATCCCTGAAGATGGCAATAGCACGATGGAAGTCCAGCAGCTCAGTTTAG
- the LOC121907132 gene encoding WD repeat, SAM and U-box domain-containing protein 1-like isoform X2, whose protein sequence is MVSLICSLRHHTDEVSCCAFSPSLLATGSGDKTLRIYNTADFSELPFSPLSGHDYGVHCCCFSSCGSYLLSCSTDGSTIVWSSETGEVSAVLQHPGRSPLRVCALAPDSSLLLAGASDGTVALWDLPSKTLRRCSAVSEASVVACCFSPCSQMFVTGCTNGDLRLWDVDISLLHAEKDAHDLGVTCCNFAPQFKVDGCCVEFRLASCGQDSRLKIWIVSQREGAACVVKLLHTLTSQSAPVLSCAFSSDGELVVSGSVDKSVAIYDASQGTLLHTLKQHDRYVTAVAMSPTMPWIATGSMDRAVHVWRIGDGDIGAAESRQAVCQGRKLPGHSRLLLADWSEEDVRTWLCEEGLEGLVSVFKANNIDGPELSQLDKETAAELGIESVGLRGRLLRKIEALRAEQSGSEAPDEFLCPITRELMKEPVIAADGYSYERESIESWIRGKNKTSPMTNLPLQTTLLTPNRSLKMAIARWKSSSSV, encoded by the exons ATGGTGTCACTAATTTGCAGTCTTCGACACCACACAGACGAGGTGAGCTGCTGCgctttctctccgtctctgctGGCGACGGGCTCCGGCGACAAAACCCTCCGTATTTATAACACAGCGGATTTCTCGGagcttcctttctctcctctctcggGCCATGACTACGGggttcactgctgctgctttagcTCCTGTGGCAGCTACTTGCTCAGCTGCTCCACAGATGGATCCACCATCGTGTGGAGCTCGGAGACAGGTGAGGTGTCGGCGGTGCTGCAGCATCCGGGCCGCAGTCCGCTCCGAGTGTGCGCACTGGCGCCCGACTCCTCCCTGCTGCTGGCCGGGGCCTCTGATGGCACCGTGGCCCTCTGGGACCTCCCCTCCAAGACATTACGCAG ATGCAGTGCAGTGAGCGAGGCCAGCGTGGTGGCTTGCTGCTTCTCTCCGtgcagccagatgtttgtgaCCGGCTGCACCAACGGAGACCTCAGACTCTGGGACGTGGACATCAGCCTCCTGCATGCTGAGAAGGACGCCCACGACCTGGGCGTCACCTGCTGCAACTTCGCACCCCAGTTCAAAGTTG ACGGCTGCTGTGTGGAGTTTCGACTGGCCTCCTGCGGACAGGACAGCCGGCTGAAAATATGGATCGTTTCCCAGCGTGAAGGAGCAG CGTGTGTCGTGAAGCTGCTTCACACTCTCACCAGCCAGTCAGCTCCAGTTCTGTCTTGTGCCTTCTCCTCTGATGGAGAGCTAGTCGTTTCAGG TTCAGTGGATAAAAGTGTTGCAATATATGACGCG AGTCAAGGAACCCTGCTGCACACTTTGAAACAGCACGACAG GTATGTGACTGCCGTTGCCATGTCTCCCACCATGCCGTGGATTGCAACGGGCTCCATGGACAGAGCAGTGCATGTGTGGAGAATAGGAGATGGAGACATCGGAGCTG CTGAATCCAGGCAGGCAGTGTGCCAAG gAAGGAAGTTGCCAGGTCACTCCAGGCTGCTGCTCGCTGATTGGTCAGAGGAGGATGTGCGGACTTGGCTGTGCGAGGAAGGACTAGAGGGGCTCGTCAGCGTCTTTAAAGCCAACAACATTGACGGACCAGAGCTCAGCCAGCTGGACAAGGAAACGGCGGCCGAGCTGGGAATCG AGTCTGTGGGCCTCCGCGGTCGTCTCCTGAGGAAAATTGAGGCCCTGAGGGCAGAGCAGAGCGGTTCAGAGGCCCCAGATGAATTTCTGTGCCCAATCACCAGAGAGCTGATGAAGGAGCCAGTCATCGCCGCAG ATGGATATTCCTACGAGCGAGAGTCCATTGAAAGCTGGATCAGGGGCAAGAACAAAACCAGTCCCATGACGAACCTGCCTCTACAGACCACACTCCTCACCCCCAACAGATCCCTGAAGATGGCAATAGCACGATGGAAGTCCAGCAGCTCAGTTTAG
- the LOC121907132 gene encoding WD repeat, SAM and U-box domain-containing protein 1-like isoform X3 — protein sequence MVSLICSLRHHTDEVSCCAFSPSLLATGSGDKTLRIYNTADFSELPFSPLSGHDYGVHCCCFSSCGSYLLSCSTDGSTIVWSSETGEVSAVLQHPGRSPLRVCALAPDSSLLLAGASDGTVALWDLPSKTLRRCSAVSEASVVACCFSPCSQMFVTGCTNGDLRLWDVDISLLHAEKDAHDLGVTCCNFAPQFKVDGCCVEFRLASCGQDSRLKIWIVSQREGAACVVKLLHTLTSQSAPVLSCAFSSDGELVVSGSVDKSVAIYDASQGTLLHTLKQHDRYVTAVAMSPTMPWIATGSMDRAVHVWRIGDGDIGAAAESRQAVCQGRKLPGHSRLLLADWSEEDVRTWLCEEGLEGLVSVFKANNIDGPELSQLDKETAAELGIGPLCQL from the exons ATGGTGTCACTAATTTGCAGTCTTCGACACCACACAGACGAGGTGAGCTGCTGCgctttctctccgtctctgctGGCGACGGGCTCCGGCGACAAAACCCTCCGTATTTATAACACAGCGGATTTCTCGGagcttcctttctctcctctctcggGCCATGACTACGGggttcactgctgctgctttagcTCCTGTGGCAGCTACTTGCTCAGCTGCTCCACAGATGGATCCACCATCGTGTGGAGCTCGGAGACAGGTGAGGTGTCGGCGGTGCTGCAGCATCCGGGCCGCAGTCCGCTCCGAGTGTGCGCACTGGCGCCCGACTCCTCCCTGCTGCTGGCCGGGGCCTCTGATGGCACCGTGGCCCTCTGGGACCTCCCCTCCAAGACATTACGCAG ATGCAGTGCAGTGAGCGAGGCCAGCGTGGTGGCTTGCTGCTTCTCTCCGtgcagccagatgtttgtgaCCGGCTGCACCAACGGAGACCTCAGACTCTGGGACGTGGACATCAGCCTCCTGCATGCTGAGAAGGACGCCCACGACCTGGGCGTCACCTGCTGCAACTTCGCACCCCAGTTCAAAGTTG ACGGCTGCTGTGTGGAGTTTCGACTGGCCTCCTGCGGACAGGACAGCCGGCTGAAAATATGGATCGTTTCCCAGCGTGAAGGAGCAG CGTGTGTCGTGAAGCTGCTTCACACTCTCACCAGCCAGTCAGCTCCAGTTCTGTCTTGTGCCTTCTCCTCTGATGGAGAGCTAGTCGTTTCAGG TTCAGTGGATAAAAGTGTTGCAATATATGACGCG AGTCAAGGAACCCTGCTGCACACTTTGAAACAGCACGACAG GTATGTGACTGCCGTTGCCATGTCTCCCACCATGCCGTGGATTGCAACGGGCTCCATGGACAGAGCAGTGCATGTGTGGAGAATAGGAGATGGAGACATCGGAGCTG CAGCTGAATCCAGGCAGGCAGTGTGCCAAG gAAGGAAGTTGCCAGGTCACTCCAGGCTGCTGCTCGCTGATTGGTCAGAGGAGGATGTGCGGACTTGGCTGTGCGAGGAAGGACTAGAGGGGCTCGTCAGCGTCTTTAAAGCCAACAACATTGACGGACCAGAGCTCAGCCAGCTGGACAAGGAAACGGCGGCCGAGCTGGGAATCG GTCCTTTGTGTCAACTGTAA